One Vespa velutina chromosome 9, iVesVel2.1, whole genome shotgun sequence DNA segment encodes these proteins:
- the LOC124951787 gene encoding trypsin 5G1-like yields MNLRSSNRIVGGAFINITSIPFMISMMLKGQHMCGGGIIDEYSVVTAGHCAQEVVNRIRDVQVRSGSSYEDEGGVIHNVTKITIHESFNPDTNDYDIAMLKVNPPFKYDNNTQSLTIAKDESTYIDFGLVAGWGYFLNFDPVLSRQLQFVILPKVQKDECKNDYANEQKISDTQVCYGFRNGGKDACKGDSGGPMVNMDHVLIGLTSWGDGCARPGKPGIYTDAILLRDWIKKQTEKD; encoded by the exons ATGAATCTTCGATCATCGAACAGAATTGTTGGAGgtgcatttataaatatcacgTCAATTCCATTCATG atCTCGATGATGTTGAAAGGTCAACACATGTGTGGTGGTGGTATTATCGACGAGTATTCGGTTGTAACAGCCGGACATTGTGCCCAAga AGTCGTCAATCGTATACGTGATGTTCAAGTTCGTAGCGGATCTTCTTACGAAGACGAAGGTGGTGTCATTCAtaatgtaacaaaaataactattCATGAAAGTTTTAATCCTGATACAAACGATTACGACATCGCGATGTTAAAAGTGAATCCACCAttcaaatatgataataatacacaATCATTAACTATAGCGAAGGATGAATCGACTTACATTGATTTTGGCTTGGTAGCTGGTTGGGGATACTTTCTG aACTTCGATCCGGTTCTCTCCAGACAATTACAATTCGTTATATTACCAAAAGTACAAAAAGACGaatgtaaaaatgattatgcaaatgaacaaaaaatatctgaTACACAAGTATGTTATGGATTTCGTAATGGAGGAAAGGATGCTTGTAAA GGTGATTCAGGTGGACCAATGGTGAATATGGATCATGTTTTAATTGGTTTAACATCATGGGGTGATGGATGTGCAAGACCAGGTAAGCCTGGTATTTATACTGATGCTATTCTACTTCGTGATTggataaaaaaacaaactgAAAAGGATTAA
- the LOC124951786 gene encoding flavin-containing monooxygenase FMO GS-OX-like 2, with the protein MAQSVNKKVCIVGAGAAGLCAARHLAGDTNIEMTVFEQTGDVGGTWVYSDRIGLNENGLPIHSSMYKNLRTNLPAKVMNFPDYMRMNAQEPCCISHNEILSYLRNYTEHFQLRRYIQFYIKVENIRPIKLDNSNEEKWLVRVKQLNSQRTEEYRFDAVMICNGHYFEPYIPVIKGMDTFPGIVMHSHSYRKPEEFKDKIVLILGAASSGIDIGIDLTDHSSIVYLSHNQERFTSVFPSNMIQVVGVDRLEGTKCFLKDGTSVTIDVFLYCTGYQYSFPFLDESCDVKVDDNYVTPLYKHLINIEHQTMAIIGIPSQIIPFPMFHMQVQYFLSLIKNRLVLPSKSQMLEDSKLKASKKRHAHKMMTEQWEYNDSLADAGGFDRLPPFYKVGYLAWHSQIKANLLRYKYAKFVISEDGKNVELVLSN; encoded by the exons atGGCGCAGAgtgttaataaaaaagtatgcATAGTTGGCGCAGGCGCAGCTGGCTTATGCGCGGCTAGACATTTGGCGGGAGATACAAATATCGAAATGACGGTATTTGAGCAAACCGGTGACGTTGGTGGTACTTGGGTATATAGCGATAGAATTGGTTTAAATGAAAATGGTTTACCAATTCATTCGAGCATGTATAAGAATTTAAG AACAAATTTACCTGCAAAAGTTATGAATTTTCCTGATTATATGAGAATGAATGCGCAGGAACCATGTTGTATATCTcacaatgaaattttatcttatttacgTAATTACACGGAACACTTTCAACTACGTAGGTACATACAG TTTTACataaaagttgaaaatataCGTCCAATTAAGTTGGATAATAGCAACGAAGAGAAATGGTTGGTACGtgttaaacaattaaatagtCAACGTACGGAGGAGTATCGATTCGATGCAGTTATGATTTGTAATGG ACATTATTTCGAACCATATATACCTGTTATAAAAGGTATGGACACTTTTCCAGGTATAGTAATGCATAGTCATTCATACAGAAAACCAGaagaatttaaagataaaattgtattaattttggGTGCTGCATCTTCTGGTATCGATATTGGAATCGATTTAACTGATCATTCCTCTATCGTTTACCTAAGTCATAATCAAGAGag GTTCACGAGCGTATTCCCATCTAACATGATACAAGTCGTTGGAGTTGATAGATTGGAGGGAACGAAATGTTTCCTAAAAGATGGAACTTCTGTTACCATTGACGTATTTCTTTATTGTACTGGATATCAATACAGTTTTCCTTTCTTAGACGAAAGTTGTGACGTCAAAGTCGATGATAATTACGTAACGCCATTGTATAAGCATCTTATTAATATAGAACATCAAACAATGGCTATTATTGGTATACCTTCACAAATTATACCTTTTCCTATGTTTCATATGCag gtACAATATTTCTTGAGTCTTATAAAAAATCGTCTTGTTTTACCTTCGAAATCTCAAATGCTCGAAGATTCGAAATTAAAAGCCTCGAAGAAAAGACACGCACATAAGATGATGACCGAGCAATGGGAATATAATGATTCGTTGGCAGATGCAGGAGGATTCGATCGACTTCCACCATTTTATAAAGTTGGTTATCTTGCATGGCATTCACAGATAAAGGCTAATCTTTTGCGTTACAAATACGCTAAATTTGTTATATCCGAGGATGGGAAAAATGTGGAACTCGTCTTATCTAATTGA